Proteins found in one Synergistes jonesii genomic segment:
- a CDS encoding FadR/GntR family transcriptional regulator: MKDLLRDNDIPNMPVKTERLSSQISKLILSEIQSGQLAIGDRLPSEAELAQKYGVSRTILREAIASLKNEDILEAKQGRGIIVKNSRSRQAFRFSDVFETISMGEVNYFYEMRALLESQAAGLAAMRRTQEDIEEITKSFEEMAEAVRKRTPGAEAHERYNKAIARASHNPVLIEFLFFLYGKLHDLAKELRIKTMASPERAHNVLEEHRRVVESIVDKDQPAAQEAALAHLKKAAERAGIKIYNA, encoded by the coding sequence ATGAAGGATTTACTGCGTGACAACGATATTCCAAATATGCCGGTGAAAACGGAGCGGCTCTCCTCTCAGATATCCAAGCTGATTCTGTCGGAGATACAGTCCGGGCAGCTTGCAATAGGCGACAGGCTGCCGTCGGAGGCGGAGCTCGCGCAGAAGTACGGCGTGAGCCGGACGATTCTGCGCGAAGCGATCGCCAGCCTGAAAAACGAAGACATCCTCGAAGCCAAACAGGGACGCGGCATCATCGTAAAGAATTCGAGGAGCCGCCAGGCGTTCAGATTCTCCGACGTCTTCGAGACGATCTCCATGGGCGAGGTGAATTATTTTTACGAGATGCGCGCCCTGCTTGAATCGCAGGCGGCCGGGCTCGCGGCGATGCGCCGCACGCAGGAGGATATCGAGGAGATCACTAAATCCTTCGAAGAAATGGCCGAAGCGGTGAGGAAGAGGACGCCGGGAGCGGAGGCTCACGAGCGCTACAACAAAGCGATCGCGCGCGCGAGCCACAACCCCGTCCTGATAGAATTCCTTTTCTTCCTTTACGGGAAGCTGCACGACCTTGCGAAGGAGCTGCGGATAAAAACGATGGCTTCGCCGGAGAGGGCGCACAACGTCCTCGAAGAGCACAGGCGTGTCGTCGAAAGCATCGTCGACAAAGATCAGCCGGCGGCGCAGGAAGCGGCGCTCGCGCATCTGAAAAAGGCCGCCGAGCGCGCAGGGATAAAGATTTACAACGCCTGA
- a CDS encoding efflux RND transporter periplasmic adaptor subunit, producing the protein MQDSQDKGKVELVGRKKADWLKIVVAVAVAAGALYGYKAYIGAKTQAPAQTQAQAAEQLVSVKPVVKTDASQKASEYVGRVEAIQSVLVTPQISGEVARVCFKEGSMVKAGQLLFQIDPLSFQAAVEQRRAELERAKATLDAAEKYFARVQNAEERAVSAAERDNAESAALAGRAAVAQAKAALRLAEINLGYTRVTAPITGKIGAANFTKGNYVTPASGPLATIVQMDPIRVSYTMPDKDYLDQLASFKKNGTVYKTKLILSNGAEFNAQGERDFEGNEVDTSTGTIMMNLRYANGDGTLIPGSMVRVRTKPLKSDVVTAIPQTAVMADQQGDYVYVIGSDDTASAVRVTLGRDLGELREVTQGLAEGQKVATAGLQNLRDGMKVKTADRAYDAQAASGDAEETK; encoded by the coding sequence ATGCAGGATTCACAGGATAAGGGAAAGGTTGAACTGGTCGGCCGGAAAAAAGCCGACTGGCTCAAAATAGTCGTTGCCGTCGCGGTCGCCGCCGGCGCGCTGTACGGCTACAAAGCTTATATAGGCGCGAAAACGCAGGCTCCGGCGCAGACCCAGGCGCAGGCCGCCGAACAGCTCGTCTCCGTCAAGCCGGTCGTAAAAACCGACGCGTCGCAGAAAGCTTCGGAATACGTCGGGCGCGTGGAAGCGATTCAATCTGTGCTCGTGACGCCGCAGATCTCCGGCGAGGTCGCGAGGGTATGCTTCAAGGAAGGTTCGATGGTCAAGGCAGGGCAGCTTCTGTTCCAGATAGACCCGCTCTCCTTCCAGGCGGCGGTGGAGCAGCGCAGGGCGGAGCTTGAACGCGCGAAGGCCACGCTCGACGCCGCGGAAAAATATTTCGCGCGCGTGCAGAACGCCGAAGAGCGCGCCGTCTCCGCCGCCGAACGCGACAACGCCGAGAGCGCGGCGCTTGCCGGGCGCGCGGCCGTCGCCCAGGCAAAGGCCGCACTGCGCCTCGCGGAGATCAACCTCGGATACACGCGCGTTACGGCCCCCATCACAGGCAAGATCGGCGCGGCGAATTTCACGAAGGGGAATTATGTCACGCCGGCGTCGGGGCCTCTTGCGACGATCGTGCAGATGGACCCGATCCGCGTCAGCTACACTATGCCGGACAAAGATTACCTCGACCAGCTCGCCTCCTTCAAGAAGAACGGCACCGTCTATAAGACGAAGCTGATACTCAGCAACGGCGCAGAGTTCAACGCCCAGGGAGAGCGCGACTTCGAGGGCAACGAGGTCGATACGTCGACGGGGACGATAATGATGAATCTGCGCTATGCGAACGGCGACGGGACGCTGATTCCCGGCTCGATGGTCAGGGTGCGGACGAAGCCCCTCAAGAGCGACGTCGTTACGGCGATTCCTCAGACGGCCGTCATGGCGGACCAGCAGGGCGATTACGTTTATGTGATAGGCTCGGACGACACCGCGTCGGCGGTGCGCGTGACGCTCGGCCGCGACCTTGGAGAGCTGCGCGAAGTCACGCAGGGGCTCGCCGAGGGTCAGAAGGTCGCGACGGCCGGGCTGCAGAATCTGCGCGACGGCATGAAGGTCAAGACCGCCGACAGAGCTTACGACGCCCAGGCGGCCTCGGGCGACGCGGAAGAGACAAAATAG
- a CDS encoding metal ABC transporter substrate-binding protein yields MKKYKKYLLIGAAAAIAAAALFFAFHGERAASERGGRPKVVATIFPQYDFARAIGGDRIELSMLLKPGMDSHSYSPSPQDIINIQNCDLFIYIGGENDHWVEKILDSFDEGKGPKTLKLIDSVSAVEEELAEGMQEEDHGHGHDHGHAHEDGAEEDGHEHEAEYDEHIWTSPRNAEKMAAAIKEALASVDPENSSFYEENARAYAAELEKLDEDFRRTTDGGGRRLLVFGDRFPFRYLTDEYGLKYAAAFPGCSAESEASAATVAYLIDKVRKENVPVVFHIEMSDEKTADAICRETGAKKMLLHSCHNLSREEIEEGATYVALMRKNLENLKEALN; encoded by the coding sequence ATGAAAAAATATAAAAAATATCTATTGATCGGCGCGGCGGCGGCGATCGCCGCCGCCGCCCTCTTCTTCGCCTTCCACGGAGAAAGGGCGGCGTCGGAAAGGGGCGGGCGTCCGAAGGTCGTAGCGACGATATTCCCGCAGTACGACTTCGCGCGCGCAATAGGCGGCGACAGGATAGAGCTTTCGATGCTGCTGAAGCCGGGCATGGACAGCCACTCCTATTCTCCTTCGCCGCAGGATATAATCAACATACAAAACTGCGACCTATTCATCTACATCGGCGGGGAGAACGACCACTGGGTCGAAAAAATCCTTGACTCATTCGACGAGGGGAAGGGGCCCAAGACGCTGAAGCTCATCGACAGCGTCTCCGCCGTGGAGGAGGAGCTGGCCGAAGGTATGCAGGAGGAGGATCACGGACATGGCCACGACCACGGGCACGCACACGAGGACGGCGCGGAGGAAGACGGGCACGAGCATGAAGCGGAATACGACGAACATATCTGGACCTCGCCGCGCAACGCGGAAAAGATGGCGGCGGCGATAAAAGAGGCGCTCGCCTCCGTAGACCCTGAAAACAGCTCTTTCTACGAAGAGAATGCAAGGGCGTATGCCGCCGAGCTGGAAAAGCTCGACGAAGATTTCCGCCGCACGACCGACGGCGGCGGACGGCGCCTCCTCGTCTTCGGAGACCGCTTCCCCTTCCGCTATCTGACGGACGAATACGGGCTGAAGTACGCAGCTGCTTTTCCCGGCTGCTCGGCGGAGAGCGAGGCGAGCGCCGCGACCGTCGCCTACCTCATAGACAAGGTAAGAAAAGAGAATGTCCCCGTCGTCTTCCACATCGAGATGTCCGACGAAAAGACGGCCGACGCGATATGCAGGGAGACCGGCGCGAAGAAGATGCTTCTGCACTCCTGCCACAACCTTTCGCGCGAAGAGATAGAAGAGGGGGCCACCTACGTCGCCCTTATGAGGAAAAATCTCGAAAATCTCAAAGAGGCGCTGAACTGA
- a CDS encoding Fur family transcriptional regulator: MAARCRYKTRHHESILALLTENPERCFSVDDICAALAERGRPIDRTTAYRQLEKMAEDGAALKYISEKGESAIYRLGEEGAPPHLHLKCLDCGGLKHIDCSAAEGFSRHLMEQHSFNLDPSKTVIYGHCGCVSERGGKA; encoded by the coding sequence ATGGCGGCGCGCTGCAGATATAAGACCAGACATCATGAATCCATACTGGCGCTTCTTACGGAAAATCCGGAGCGCTGTTTCAGCGTCGACGACATTTGCGCGGCGCTCGCCGAGCGAGGCCGGCCTATAGACAGGACGACGGCTTATCGTCAGCTGGAAAAGATGGCGGAGGATGGAGCGGCGCTGAAATATATTTCGGAAAAGGGGGAGTCGGCGATCTACCGCCTCGGCGAAGAGGGGGCCCCGCCGCACCTTCATCTGAAATGTCTCGACTGCGGAGGGCTGAAGCATATCGACTGTTCCGCCGCCGAGGGTTTCTCGCGGCACCTCATGGAGCAGCATTCTTTTAACCTGGATCCGTCAAAAACGGTGATTTACGGACATTGCGGCTGCGTTTCCGAGAGGGGCGGCAAGGCGTGA
- a CDS encoding TIGR03943 family putative permease subunit: MKKALNTALCLLFVAAAPLSAAEKVLEIKERVFVSLINEIYINAEDYVGKKIRLQGVFEKFTDEETGENFYSVTRRGPGCCGSDLNPGFEVVWDKKYPQQNVWVDVTGVLEIYDKGYVRLRLTELTVLPEDGKRKLYVQ; the protein is encoded by the coding sequence ATGAAGAAAGCGCTCAATACGGCGCTCTGCCTTTTGTTCGTCGCCGCGGCCCCGCTCTCCGCCGCGGAAAAGGTGCTTGAGATAAAGGAGAGGGTGTTCGTCTCGCTGATCAACGAAATATATATCAACGCCGAGGACTACGTCGGCAAAAAGATACGGCTGCAGGGGGTATTTGAGAAGTTCACCGACGAAGAGACCGGCGAAAATTTTTACTCAGTGACGCGCCGCGGCCCGGGATGCTGCGGCTCCGATCTGAATCCGGGCTTCGAGGTCGTTTGGGATAAGAAGTACCCGCAGCAGAACGTCTGGGTCGACGTCACCGGCGTTCTGGAAATATACGATAAAGGATACGTGCGCCTCCGCCTCACAGAGCTGACCGTGCTGCCGGAAGACGGCAAGAGAAAGCTTTACGTACAGTGA
- a CDS encoding metal ABC transporter ATP-binding protein, whose protein sequence is MAALVCRGLCAAYGGREALHGVDFELPAGAFLAVVGPNGSGKSTLIKALLGLIKPSAGTVKLEEGVGRSGIGYMPQQSESRGDFPATVYETVISGRLGRLGLRPFYGRQDRREAEKNLRLMGLWELRTRAFRELSGGQRQRTLLARALCAADGMLVLDEPAAGLDAETQERMYSLLRDVNKKEGATVVMVTHDLVRGAAAATHVLELDGGQKYFGEAGLWPGRAQYGSGEK, encoded by the coding sequence ATGGCGGCCCTTGTATGCCGCGGGCTCTGCGCCGCCTACGGCGGCAGGGAGGCGCTGCACGGCGTCGACTTCGAGCTGCCCGCCGGGGCCTTTCTTGCGGTAGTGGGGCCGAACGGTTCCGGCAAGAGCACGCTGATCAAGGCGCTTTTAGGCCTGATCAAACCCTCCGCCGGGACGGTGAAGCTCGAAGAGGGCGTCGGGAGGAGCGGCATCGGCTATATGCCGCAGCAGAGCGAATCGCGCGGCGACTTTCCCGCGACCGTTTACGAGACGGTCATCTCCGGACGGCTCGGGCGGCTCGGCCTGCGCCCCTTCTACGGCAGGCAGGACAGGCGGGAGGCCGAGAAGAACCTCCGCCTGATGGGCCTCTGGGAGCTGCGTACAAGGGCCTTCCGCGAACTGTCGGGCGGGCAGCGGCAAAGGACGCTGCTGGCCCGCGCCCTCTGCGCCGCAGACGGCATGCTGGTGCTCGACGAGCCGGCGGCCGGGCTGGACGCGGAGACGCAGGAGCGCATGTACTCGTTGCTGCGCGACGTCAATAAAAAGGAGGGCGCCACCGTCGTCATGGTGACGCACGACCTCGTGCGCGGCGCGGCGGCGGCCACTCACGTGCTCGAACTGGACGGCGGCCAGAAATACTTCGGAGAGGCCGGGCTGTGGCCGGGGCGCGCGCAATATGGGAGCGGGGAAAAATGA
- a CDS encoding TetR family transcriptional regulator, with translation MRRTKQESLETRAKLLDAALDVFSEKNFSNASLTEISARAGMSKGALYWHFRNKNDLLLRLVEEICRRSEEGAKNAFGSPACAQSVRSYYMDAYLRLKEGDVKKKVYMIMMKRDEWPADIQQSVERVIKESMGREKAMIEEAIANGQKKGLLRSDVSPTAVAVLVSSIFHGLSVMLLAGMLPPEFPEYTDILFDALKRELTESDAAR, from the coding sequence ATGAGAAGGACGAAACAGGAATCTCTTGAAACCAGGGCGAAGCTTTTGGACGCCGCGCTCGACGTCTTCAGCGAAAAAAATTTTTCCAACGCATCTCTGACGGAAATCTCGGCAAGGGCCGGGATGTCTAAGGGGGCCCTATACTGGCATTTCCGCAATAAAAACGATCTGCTGCTGCGTCTCGTCGAAGAGATATGCAGAAGAAGCGAGGAGGGCGCGAAAAACGCCTTCGGCTCGCCGGCCTGCGCCCAAAGCGTGCGCAGCTATTATATGGACGCGTATCTGCGGCTCAAAGAGGGAGACGTCAAAAAGAAGGTCTATATGATAATGATGAAAAGGGACGAATGGCCGGCGGACATTCAACAGAGCGTAGAGCGGGTGATCAAAGAATCTATGGGGCGCGAAAAGGCGATGATCGAAGAGGCGATCGCGAACGGGCAGAAGAAGGGCCTTCTGCGCTCCGACGTCTCTCCGACCGCGGTAGCCGTGCTCGTCAGCTCCATCTTCCACGGCCTTTCGGTAATGCTGCTGGCCGGCATGCTGCCGCCGGAGTTCCCCGAGTACACGGACATACTCTTCGACGCTCTCAAAAGGGAGCTCACAGAAAGCGACGCCGCGAGGTGA
- a CDS encoding efflux RND transporter permease subunit, which produces MLAKFFIDHPRFAMVISILLALAGTIAAFSLPIAQYPDVTPPQIRVWANYRGADAVTVANTLAAPLEETVNGVEGMIYMESTSSNNGTYSLFVTFETGTDPDMALVRVQNRVTQISPQLPSEVVADGITVESSFSDTLGMYSLRSPNGTYDEAALMNYAYNNIRNTMKRVPGMGNVEVYGSKYSIRVWVDPARIAALGLSISDIAAAIQSQNKQASIGSVGSQPSDTDAPLVYTLQTKGRLSTAEDFDNIVVRTTAGGGIVKLRDVARIELGSENYNFHSNVDNARSAIIVLSQSSGSNALNVMSAAKKTAAEISANLPEDMELRLNYDSTRYVTATIREIIMTLFLTFSLVVLVCYIFLQDWRVTLVPIAAIPISLLATFTGLAFLGYSINTLSLFGLVLVIGTVVDDAIVVVERVTFIMERDKCGPEEAALQAMKDVTTPMAATTLVFLAIFVPVGVMGGITGQIYKQFAVTISFAVVFSLIVALTLSPVMCAYMLRRTRQAERGPLKWFNTGLMKSTRSYVRGSIWLARRLPVTLAILAAVMGACWYIYTTLPTEFIPDEDQGIVFTTVQLPEGASQSRTRDVVEPMTEEIKKIPGLESAVSIEGANFMGGNGENVATMFFPLRPWDERKSPEMSLNSIVSKIRAIAAKYPEAQISVFTPPAISGLGNASGLDMRLQSRMENDPAKLAAVMRDLLVKLNQAPEVLYAFCSYTADTPHLFLDIDREKAEMMGVPISSIFTTLQSYFGSAYINDINIGTQVNRVMVQSEWNYRKSVDSISGIFVRGSAGNQVPLGSLVSLRKTLAPRAINRYNLYPSANVTIVMKQGYSTGEGIARVAEISKSLPAGYSYEWSGMTYQEQSSGRGILAVLLIALIFAYLFLVAQYESWSVPVPVILSLPVAMFGALGGTWLMGLSLSIYAQLGVLLLIGLAAKNAILIVEFAKEQREAHRLPLIQAAATAASERFRSVLMTAFTCVLGVLPMLFASGAGASSRKAVGTAMFFGMSAATIFGIFLVPALYVLFQGMREKFKASLKRNRAEEVAEQ; this is translated from the coding sequence ATGTTAGCGAAATTTTTTATCGACCATCCGCGCTTCGCGATGGTCATATCGATATTGCTGGCGCTTGCGGGCACCATCGCCGCCTTCTCGCTGCCGATAGCCCAGTACCCCGACGTCACGCCCCCGCAGATACGCGTCTGGGCCAACTACCGCGGAGCGGACGCGGTCACGGTGGCGAACACGTTGGCCGCCCCTCTGGAAGAGACGGTCAACGGCGTCGAGGGAATGATCTATATGGAATCTACGTCGAGCAACAACGGCACGTACAGCCTTTTCGTGACTTTCGAAACCGGCACTGATCCCGACATGGCGCTGGTCCGCGTGCAGAACCGCGTCACCCAGATATCGCCGCAGCTGCCCTCGGAAGTCGTTGCCGACGGCATCACGGTCGAATCGTCCTTCTCCGACACGCTGGGCATGTACTCGCTGCGCTCGCCCAACGGCACTTACGACGAAGCGGCGCTGATGAACTACGCTTACAACAACATCAGGAACACGATGAAGCGCGTGCCCGGCATGGGCAACGTTGAGGTGTACGGCTCCAAGTACAGCATCCGCGTGTGGGTCGACCCTGCGCGCATCGCGGCGCTGGGGCTCTCGATAAGCGACATAGCCGCGGCGATACAGAGCCAGAACAAACAGGCCTCGATCGGCTCCGTAGGCTCTCAGCCGTCGGATACGGACGCGCCGCTCGTCTATACGCTGCAGACCAAGGGCCGGCTTTCGACGGCGGAGGATTTCGACAACATCGTCGTGCGGACCACGGCCGGCGGCGGCATAGTCAAGCTGCGCGACGTCGCGCGCATCGAACTCGGCTCCGAAAACTACAACTTCCACAGCAACGTGGACAACGCGCGCTCGGCGATAATAGTCCTTTCGCAGTCGTCGGGCTCCAACGCCCTCAATGTTATGTCCGCCGCGAAGAAGACGGCGGCGGAAATCTCCGCGAATCTGCCGGAGGACATGGAGCTGAGGCTGAATTACGACTCGACGCGCTACGTCACGGCGACCATCAGGGAGATAATCATGACGCTGTTTTTGACTTTCTCGCTCGTCGTGCTCGTCTGCTACATCTTCCTACAGGACTGGCGCGTGACGCTGGTCCCGATAGCGGCGATTCCCATTTCGCTGCTCGCGACCTTCACAGGGCTGGCCTTCCTCGGCTACAGCATCAACACGCTGTCGCTCTTCGGGCTCGTCCTGGTCATAGGGACGGTCGTCGACGACGCGATAGTCGTCGTCGAGCGCGTCACCTTCATAATGGAGAGGGACAAGTGCGGCCCCGAGGAAGCGGCCCTCCAGGCTATGAAGGACGTCACGACCCCTATGGCGGCGACGACTCTCGTCTTTCTCGCGATATTCGTGCCGGTCGGCGTCATGGGCGGCATCACGGGGCAGATATACAAGCAGTTCGCGGTAACTATCTCCTTCGCGGTCGTGTTTTCGCTCATCGTAGCGTTGACGCTATCGCCGGTGATGTGCGCCTACATGCTGAGGCGGACGCGTCAGGCCGAGCGCGGCCCGCTCAAATGGTTCAACACCGGGCTCATGAAGTCGACGCGCAGCTACGTCCGCGGCTCGATATGGCTGGCGCGGCGCCTGCCCGTGACGCTCGCGATTCTCGCCGCGGTCATGGGGGCGTGCTGGTACATCTACACGACGCTGCCCACCGAGTTCATCCCCGACGAGGACCAGGGCATAGTCTTCACGACGGTGCAGCTGCCTGAGGGCGCTTCGCAGTCGCGCACAAGGGACGTGGTAGAGCCGATGACCGAAGAGATCAAAAAGATTCCCGGGCTGGAGAGCGCAGTCTCCATCGAGGGCGCGAACTTCATGGGCGGAAACGGGGAAAATGTCGCGACGATGTTCTTCCCGCTGCGGCCGTGGGACGAACGCAAATCCCCGGAGATGTCGCTCAACTCGATAGTATCGAAGATTCGCGCGATCGCCGCGAAATACCCGGAGGCGCAGATCAGCGTCTTCACGCCGCCAGCCATCTCCGGGCTCGGCAACGCCTCCGGGCTCGACATGCGGCTACAGTCGCGCATGGAAAACGATCCGGCGAAGCTCGCGGCGGTCATGCGCGATCTGCTGGTGAAGCTGAACCAGGCGCCGGAGGTGCTCTACGCCTTCTGCTCCTATACCGCCGACACGCCCCACCTCTTCCTCGACATAGACCGCGAAAAGGCCGAGATGATGGGCGTTCCAATCAGCAGCATCTTCACGACGCTGCAGTCGTACTTCGGCTCGGCCTACATCAACGACATCAACATCGGCACGCAGGTCAACCGCGTCATGGTGCAGTCGGAATGGAATTACAGGAAGAGCGTGGACAGCATCAGCGGCATCTTCGTCAGAGGCTCTGCGGGCAACCAGGTGCCGCTGGGAAGCCTCGTCTCGCTTCGCAAGACGCTCGCGCCGCGCGCCATCAACCGCTACAACCTCTACCCGAGCGCCAACGTCACGATCGTCATGAAGCAGGGCTATTCGACGGGCGAAGGCATCGCCCGCGTCGCGGAGATATCGAAGAGCCTGCCGGCCGGCTACTCCTACGAATGGTCGGGGATGACCTATCAGGAGCAGAGCTCCGGCAGGGGCATCCTGGCGGTGCTCCTGATAGCGCTGATCTTCGCGTACCTCTTCCTCGTCGCTCAGTATGAGAGCTGGTCGGTCCCCGTGCCCGTCATCCTCTCGCTGCCCGTAGCCATGTTCGGGGCCCTCGGCGGCACCTGGCTCATGGGGCTTTCGCTCTCCATCTACGCGCAGCTCGGCGTGCTTTTGCTGATCGGACTCGCGGCGAAGAACGCGATACTGATCGTCGAATTCGCGAAGGAGCAGCGCGAGGCTCACCGGCTGCCGCTGATTCAGGCGGCGGCGACGGCGGCGAGCGAACGTTTCCGCTCCGTGCTGATGACCGCCTTCACCTGCGTCCTGGGCGTGCTGCCGATGCTTTTCGCGTCCGGCGCCGGCGCGTCGAGCCGCAAGGCTGTAGGCACGGCGATGTTCTTCGGCATGAGCGCGGCGACGATCTTCGGCATCTTCCTGGTGCCCGCCCTTTACGTGCTCTTCCAGGGTATGCGCGAAAAGTTCAAAGCGTCCCTTAAAAGGAACCGGGCCGAGGAGGTGGCCGAGCAATGA
- a CDS encoding metal ABC transporter permease — protein MIDLIAEMLSYKFLVRAATVGLMVSLCAALLGVSLVLKRYSMIGDGLSHVGFGALAAAVATGASPLGLSIPVVIVAAVLLMRLTDGSGIKGDAAIGLISTSSLAAGVTAISLSSGINTDVCNYMFGSILAMSKGDVRLSVATSAAVLLLFLLCYNRIFAVTFDENFARATGVNAGRYNMVIAALTGVTIAVGMRLMGALLISGLIIFPAVTSMRLFKSFRGVVLSSAAVSLSSYLAGLVLSYAAGLPAGASIVLVNLVFFLAFAAAGRIR, from the coding sequence ATGATCGATTTGATCGCGGAGATGCTCTCCTATAAATTTCTCGTGCGCGCGGCGACGGTGGGGCTCATGGTCTCGCTATGTGCGGCGCTGCTGGGCGTCAGCCTCGTGCTCAAGCGCTATTCTATGATAGGCGACGGGCTTTCGCACGTCGGCTTCGGAGCGCTCGCCGCTGCGGTCGCGACGGGGGCCTCGCCGCTCGGCCTTTCGATTCCCGTCGTCATCGTCGCGGCGGTGCTGCTCATGAGGCTGACGGACGGCAGCGGCATCAAGGGGGACGCGGCGATCGGGCTGATATCGACCAGTTCGCTCGCCGCGGGGGTGACGGCCATATCGCTCTCAAGCGGCATAAACACCGACGTCTGCAACTACATGTTCGGCAGCATCTTAGCGATGAGCAAGGGGGACGTCCGCCTCAGCGTCGCGACCTCCGCCGCGGTGTTGCTGCTCTTTCTGCTTTGCTACAACAGGATATTCGCCGTCACCTTCGATGAAAATTTCGCCCGAGCCACCGGCGTGAACGCCGGACGCTACAACATGGTCATAGCGGCGCTCACCGGCGTGACTATCGCCGTCGGCATGCGTCTCATGGGAGCGCTGCTCATCTCCGGGCTGATAATATTCCCCGCCGTCACCTCGATGAGGCTTTTCAAGAGCTTCCGCGGCGTGGTCCTCTCCTCCGCCGCTGTATCGCTCTCGTCGTATCTCGCGGGGCTCGTGCTCTCGTACGCCGCAGGCCTGCCGGCCGGCGCGAGCATCGTGCTGGTGAATCTGGTTTTCTTTCTGGCATTCGCCGCCGCGGGCAGGATAAGATGA
- a CDS encoding efflux transporter outer membrane subunit has translation MRKLTFCAIAALVMAASQCGAFAADKAAPVSADADALIKEGAWAELARLYPLSASSADEAVTPEQLASWWDVFGDPTMTELIKEALTGNRDIAAAHAKVTEARAALGVSRASLLPWLDSTNFWSDSRTPAAAGGTGNSVTLTKLGIDASWEIDIFGGTRAKVKAQEATLEAQYAALYSAWTGLAAETAMEYISLRTLQERLDIAKYNLALQQDTVDIQRSKVNSGLADELALKQAQYTMEQTRAAIPSIEAQIEQAKNALAILVGEAPGALDEKLSPKAPIPQIEDGAFIGIPANQLRRRPDIVQAERLLAAQLSRKKAARAELWPKFYLTGSIGTESGNWGSLFEGPSKLYSLLPSISWPIFHAGAIRNNISAQGAIAEQLLASYEKTVLAAAGEVRDALAANVKEYERRDALKNGVDAAQTALDVANDKYANGLVDFTNVINAQQSLTALSEAYAISRGQISTNAVRLFNALGGGWKPMEEAELALAEAERAKKKK, from the coding sequence ATGAGAAAACTGACATTCTGCGCGATAGCGGCGCTCGTGATGGCGGCTTCGCAGTGCGGCGCGTTCGCGGCCGATAAAGCGGCGCCCGTCTCGGCCGACGCGGACGCCCTGATCAAAGAGGGGGCCTGGGCGGAGCTCGCACGCCTCTATCCCCTCTCGGCTTCTTCGGCCGACGAAGCCGTTACGCCGGAGCAGCTCGCGTCGTGGTGGGACGTCTTCGGAGACCCGACGATGACGGAGCTCATCAAGGAGGCGCTGACGGGCAACAGGGATATAGCTGCCGCGCACGCCAAGGTCACTGAGGCGCGTGCGGCGCTCGGCGTCAGCCGCGCGTCGCTGCTGCCGTGGCTCGACTCGACGAACTTCTGGAGCGACAGCCGCACGCCGGCCGCCGCCGGGGGCACGGGCAACAGCGTGACCCTGACGAAGCTCGGCATCGACGCGTCGTGGGAGATAGACATATTCGGCGGGACGCGCGCGAAGGTCAAGGCCCAGGAAGCGACGCTCGAAGCGCAGTACGCGGCTCTCTACTCCGCGTGGACCGGCCTCGCGGCCGAGACCGCGATGGAATATATTTCGCTGCGCACGCTGCAGGAGCGCCTCGATATCGCGAAATACAACCTCGCCCTCCAGCAGGATACGGTAGACATCCAGCGCTCGAAGGTAAACTCCGGGCTCGCCGACGAATTGGCGCTGAAGCAGGCGCAGTATACGATGGAGCAGACGAGGGCCGCGATCCCGAGCATCGAAGCCCAAATAGAGCAGGCGAAGAACGCGCTTGCGATACTCGTCGGCGAGGCGCCCGGCGCTCTTGACGAAAAATTATCGCCGAAAGCCCCGATCCCGCAGATAGAGGACGGGGCCTTCATAGGGATACCGGCGAACCAGCTGCGCCGCCGCCCCGACATAGTGCAGGCCGAGCGCCTGCTCGCAGCACAGCTCTCGCGCAAAAAGGCCGCCCGGGCCGAGCTTTGGCCGAAATTCTACCTCACGGGCTCCATAGGCACGGAGAGCGGGAACTGGGGGAGCCTCTTCGAAGGGCCGTCGAAGCTCTACAGCCTCCTGCCGTCGATAAGCTGGCCTATTTTCCACGCCGGCGCGATAAGGAACAACATCAGTGCCCAGGGCGCGATAGCGGAGCAGCTGCTGGCGTCGTATGAGAAGACAGTGCTTGCCGCGGCAGGCGAGGTCCGCGACGCCCTTGCCGCAAACGTCAAGGAATACGAGCGCCGCGACGCTCTCAAAAACGGCGTCGACGCGGCGCAGACCGCGCTCGACGTCGCGAACGACAAATACGCGAACGGCCTCGTCGACTTCACGAACGTCATAAACGCGCAGCAGTCGCTGACGGCGCTTTCGGAAGCCTACGCGATAAGCCGGGGGCAGATATCGACGAACGCGGTGCGGCTCTTCAACGCGCTCGGCGGCGGCTGGAAGCCGATGGAAGAAGCTGAGTTAGCGCTTGCCGAAGCGGAAAGGGCGAAAAA